CGCCCTTGGAGAGGTAGCCGCGCTCCTTGGGGCTGTTGGACGGGCCCGCGATATCCAGGTGGACCCACGGCGTCTCGCCCACGAACTCGCGGAGGAAGAGCGCGGCGTTGATGGAGCCGCCCCAGCGCTCGCCGGAGTTCTTCATGTCGGCGACCTCGGAGCGCAGCGCGTCCTTCTGCAGGTCGCTGATGGGCATGCGCCACATCTCCTCGCCCGCGGTGCGCGCGGACTGGAGGACCTGCGCCATCGTGTCCTCGTGCTCGCCGAAGGCGCCGACGATGTAGTTGCCCAGCGCGACGACGCAGGCGCCGGTGAGCGTCGCCAGGTCGATGATGGCGGACGGCTGGTGCTCGTTGGCCCACGTCAGGATGTCACCCAGCACCAGGCGGCCTTCCGCGTCGGTGTTGGTGATTTCCACCGTCTTGCCCAGGCGCGAGGTGAGGATGTCACCCGGCTTGTAGGCGTTGCCCGCGGGCATGTTCTCGCACGCGCCAATGAAGGCGTGCACGGGGAAGGGCGGCTTGAGGGCGGCGATGACCTTCATGGCGCCCAGCACCGCGGCCGAGCCCGCCATGTCCGTCTTCATGTCCACCATGCCGTCCGTCGGCTTGAGCGACAGGCCGCCCGAGTCGAAGGTGACGGCCTTGCCCACCAGCGCCAGCGGCGCGCGCTTGGCGTCCCGCGCGTTCTTCGGCGTGTACGCCAGGTGGATGAGCCGGGGCTCCTCGGTGCTCCCCGCGGTGACGCCGAGGAACATGCCCATGTCGAGCTTTTCAATCTCGCGGCGGCCACCGATGGTGACCTTCATTCCGCCTTCCTTCGCGGCCTGACGGGCGGCGTCCGCCAGCACCGTGGGCGTCACCGCGTTGGGCGGCTCGTTGACCAGATCCCGGGCCCAGTTGGTGGCCTCCGCGACGCGCTGCGCCAGCGTCAGCGCATCATCCAGCTCGCGCGTGCGCTCCGTGCCCTCGGGCAGCAGCAGCGACACCTTGCCCAGCTTCGGCGCGCCCTTCTTCTCCTCGCGGGCGGACGACTTGTACTTGTCGAAGCGGTAGGCGCCCAGGCCCAGGCCTTCCACCGCGGCGCGCACCGCGTCGTGCGCGGCGTTCGTGGCGGGCAGGGTGAAGACCAGCGAGGTCACCTTGAGGCGCTGCGCCGTCTTCGCGGCGCGGCCCGCGGCCAGGCGCAGCACTTCCGGGTGGAACCGGGCGCGGTTGCCCAGGCCCAGCAGCAGCACGCGCTCCGCGGACGTGTGTCCCAGGGTGTGCATCACCAGGCTCTGGTCGGCCCGCGCCTTGAAACCCTCCTGGGTGGCGGCGCCGCGCAGGCGCCCTTCCAGTGCGCCATCCGCCGCGGTGAGGGAGGACGGAGCGCTGTCTCCCAGCTCGCCCTCGAAGAGGGGGATGACGAGCAGGTCGCCGCTCGTCCGCGTGGCATCGCCGGAGACGAAGCTGAAGTTCATGGGCCGTGGAACTCCTGAACGGAGGTAAGGGCTGCGGAAAGGGCGCGGACTGTAACGCCCGCCCTGTTACGCGCAAAGCGTTGGATTTCATTCGAGCATTGCATTGCTTCGTTGCACTGGGTAGCAGTGAGGCGAATGCCCACGCTGCTGATGCATCTGACCGCCATTGAACGGATGGCCGCCAACCCGGGGGAGCTGCCGGCGGATTGGGTGCGTGCGTTGTCAGAGGATCTGCCGTACGCGCGCTTCGGCGCGGCGCTGCCAGACCTGCCGTTGTGCGAAGGACTCCGGGGCGGGCTCTCCGCCTTCCTGCCGGAGCGGGAGCTGCCGCACTTCGCCCGGCTGTATCACGAGCGCGCGCCGGTGGGCTTCGGCTTGAAGATGGCGGAGCTCGTGGCCTCGGGCGCGCTCGTGGGCACCGAGCCAGGGCTGGCCGTCCTCGCGGGTTACTTCACGCACCTGTGCCTGGACCGGCGGCTGTATCCGGTGGTGGACAGGCTGGTGGTGCGTCACCGCCGCCGGGGCGAGCGGGCCCTGGAGGCGCACCGCGACATCGAATGGGCCCAGACGCTCTTCTACCTGCGCGAGCTGCACGGCATGGACCTGCTGGGGACGTCGCGGGTGCGTGAGAAGTGTCAGGTGGTGAAGAGCCCGGGCTTCCCATGGCGAGGCATTGGCGGCGGCCTCTACGAGCTGGTTCGTTTGTCCTCCCAGGAGCGCGTGGGCCAGGCGCCCAGCAAGGCGGACGTGGATGGCTGGGTGCGCGGCCTGTACGTCTCAGGCCTGTTCCTTTCAAGCCCCGTGGGCAGGGCGCGCGCGTTGCCAGCCTATGCGCGGCTGTCCTTCCAGGAGCTCTACCGCAACGACGCCTTCGACTTCGCGGCGGAGGTGGAAGGTGCGCTGGAGACCGCGCGTGGAGTCTTGCGTCGGTTGAATGGTTACATGGCACGAGGCACCTTCACGCCTCGGACGCGGGCCCGCTTCCTGGAAGTCTTCCCGGAAGGGACGCTGGGCGCGCGAGCGGCGTGACACCCGCAGAGCAGGCGTCCTGGCGAGCCCGGCGCTGCTTGGGGAATGACGCTGTCCGATGCGCGAGGCCGCTCCTATCCTCGAAGAGGAATGACGGTCCTCCTCCTCATCGCTGTGGGCGCGCTCGCGGGCACTCTGGGCGCGATGCTCGGCATCGGAGGCGGAATCGTGCTGGTGCCCGCGCTGGTGCTGGGGTTCGACATCCCGCTGGAGCAGGCGATTCCGGCGAGCCTCATGTGCGTGGTGGCCAGCTCGTGTTCCGCCGCCGCGGGTTACGTGCACAACCACCTGAGTGACATCCGCCTGGGTCTGTCGCTGGAGCTGGCGACGGTGCTGGGCGCCATCGCTGGCGGCATGGTGGCGGCCATGGTGGCGCCGGCCATGGTGGCGGTGGTGTTCGGGCTCTTCACGCTCTACGTGGCGCTGCAGATGCTGCTGCTGCGCTCGCCGCGCCAGGAGCCCGGGGCGCTCGACGACTACGCGCCCGCCAACTACCCGCTGGGCATCTCCGGCTCGTTCGTGGCGGGCGGCCTGTCCTCCCTGCTGGGCGTGGGCGGAGGGCCGCTCAAGGTGCCGCTGATGACGTACGGCATGCACGTGCCCTTCAAGGTGGCGAGCGCGACGAGCAACCTGATGATCGGCGTCACCGGCGCCGCGAGCGTTGCCGCGTACGCGTTGAGGGGCCATCTCAAACTGGCGCTGGTGTCGCCGCTGGTGGTGGGTGTCCTGGGGGGCGCCTACGTGGGCAGCCGGTTGATGCCGAAGGTACCGACCGTGGTGCTCAAGCGGCTGTTCGCGGTGGTGCTGCTGGTGGTCGCCGCGCAGATGCTGTGGAAGGGGGGGAGGGATTGTGGCCGAGCATTCTGAAATGAGTGAGCCCGAGGAAGCGCGAGCGGCACGCACTTCCGTATCCGTGGTGGTGGCGGCGGAACACGCCGGCGCCGTGTCCAACGTGGCGGTCTCGGGAGGGGCCGCCTCGCTGCGTTCCCAGGAAGGCCAGGCGCCCCCGGACGCGGGCCCCGCGGAGCAGGTGCAACACCATCACCGGGAACGCGCGGTGGCGGGAGACCGGTGGATCGCGCGGGTGTTGCGAATCGGCGGGGTGGTCAGCGGCGGCATGTTCGTCTTGTCGCTGGGCCTGGAGTCCCTGCCGCAATCCGAGCGTGTCCACGTCGCCATCGACTTATTGCGCAAGGGCGCCGCGTCACTGCTGCTGGTGACGCCCGTGGCGCGGCTCGCGGTGTCGGGGACGTTGCTGGGCCTGCGCGGTGAGTGGCGCTACACGATGATGGCCGCGGGCGTGCTGGGGCTGCTCGCGCTCGCCGTGGGCGCCGGCATCCAAGCGTAGGGAAGCGCGCGTGGGGCGCTCTCCCCTTCGCCTGGGAAGAGCGCTCACACGCCGCGCGCGGTGAAGTGGGCGAGCACGTTCTGCACCTTCGCGACCTCGCCCGTCTGGCCCAGGTCCTCGTAGAGCGGAAGCAGCGTCTCGAACTGCTTGCGGGCCGCCGCGTAGTCCTGCTGGTAGTAGCAGGACAGGCCCAAATCCCAGCGGGCGCGGGCTTCATACGCGTGGTCGTGCAGCTCCTGGTACAGCTCCACCGCGCGGAGCAGGTGCGGACGCGCGCCCTCATGGTTCCCCAAGAGGCCTTCCGACTCGCCCAGCAGCAGGTGCCCCAGCGCGAGCGTCTCCGCGTCGTCGCCCTGCTCCAGCAGCGGCACGGCCTCCAGGAAGCGCTTGCGCGCGGGCTCGTACTCGCCCTTCTCCATGCGGATGTCGCCGATGTCCAGGAGCAGGCGCGCCACGCGGTCCGGGTTGCGCGTCTGGCGCAGCAGGATGAGGGCCTCCTGGTACTTCTCCTCGGCGCCCTCGGGCTGGCCCAGCGAGCGCAGGGACTCACCGATGCAGGCGCGGGCCAGGGCCTCGCCCTCGCGGTCCTTGGACTCGTTGAAGAGCATGGCCGAGCGGGCAATCAGCTCGATGGCGCCGCGGTGATCCTCGAAGTTCGCCTTCACCACGCCCAGGCCCATCAGGGCCTGCGCCTGGCCGGGCTTGTACTTGGCCTCCTGGAACTTCTCGAGCGCCTCTTCGTAGAACTGCCGGCTGGCGGCGTGGTCCTCCAGCAGGCCGTGCAGCTCGGCCAGGTTCACCAGCCCATGGCCCACGTCGGTGGGCGAGCCGGTGATGCGCAGCGGCGCCAGCGCGTTCTTCTGCTTCTGGATGGCGTCGAGGATGTGGGTGCGTTGGGAGTCTTCGGGCGGGTGGTGCATGTCGAGCCTCAGGCGTCGCCACCCTTGCGGCGGCGGGAGGTCTTGTCCAACGAATCGTCCTTCTCGCTCCCGACAGTCCCGTTGGCGTGCTCGGCGCCGTTTCCGTTGCCGTGGACGGCCAGGGCGGGGACCCCGGGGGCCCGCTCCTTCTCCACCTTCTCGGCCTTCTCGTGGACGAGGATGGGCGAGAAGAAGCAGTCCTTCTTCGTGTACTCGTCGAAGGCGAAGGCGAAGCGGTAGCTGGCCGCCGCGCGCTGGTTGCAGTCGGTGCGCTCGCAGAAGCGGCAGGAGATGCCGGAGGGGATGGCGTCCTTGCGCAGGTCCGTCGTGGGCAGGCCGTAGGCCAGGTACTTCGCGTTCTCCGCGTGCGTCCCCAGGCCAATGGAGTACGCGGTGCCCTTGACGATGGAGCCTTCAATCGGCTGGAGCTGCACCTTGGCGAAGCAGAAGTACGAGGTGCCGTCCGGCATGATGGAGTACTGCCGCGTGAGCTGGGACGGGTTGAGGAAGGCCAGGTGGACGGCCCACTTGGCGCAGCTCCCGCCGCCCGAGGCGAAGCGGATGCCGGTGCCGCTGTAGCGCTTGGAGATGTTGCCGGCGATGTCCGCGCGCAGGAAGTGGAAGGGCAGCCCGGGCCGCTTCGGGTCCGACAGGTTGCACAGGCGGTGCGCCACCGTCTCGTAGGTGGAACCGAAGATGCTCGACAGAAGCTCCACGTCGTAGCGCGTGCGCTGGACCTCCTTGAAGAAGTCCCCGTAGGGCAGCATCAACGCGCCGGCGAAGTAGTTGGCCAGGTTCACCTTGATGAGCCGCTGCGTTTCGCCGTGGCGCATGCGGCCCGCGTCGAGCACGCGCTCCAGCAGCTTCTCGCGGTCCATCACCAACAGGCCAATGGACGCGGCGATTTGGAACTTCAGGGGCTGCTCGGTGAGGAAGGGCGACAGCGTCAGCGTCCGCTCCTCGGGGTCCAGGCGCCGCACCACGGACGAACCGGACGGGGACGGGTCGTCGAAGAGGACGCGGTAGCCGAAGCGCTCCTCCAGGAGCCGGATGAGCTGGCCGCTGGTGAGCTGCCGCTCCAGCCGCACGTCGCGGCGCAGCGCGTCCGCCTGCTCCTCCAGCTCCGGGAAGTAGTTGCGGTGCTTCTCCAGGAAGTCGCTGACCTCGTCGAAGGGCGAGTAGTCGAAGCGCACGCCCGGCGACATGCCGTGGACCGTGCCTCCCTGGGCGCGCGTGCGCTCCTCCACGTTGAGCTGCGCCAGCACGTTCTCCAACTGCGTGCGCGTGTTCTTGTAGAGGTTGAAGAGCGCCGCCACCGTGCCCGCGAGCTTCGGCTCCGCGGAGAGCGACTGGAGCGACTCCGGGTCGATGTCGAGGCTCTTGAGGAGCGGCTCGTCCAGCAGCTTCGCGAGCGCTTCATCCACGCGGCCTTCGCCCAGCGTGGACATGAACTGCTCGGGGTCCTGGTCGAAGTAGCGAAGGGCCTTCCAGAGCAGCGGGAAGGGCATCACCCGTTTGCCCTTCTCGATGAGGTTCAGGTACGCCGGGGAAACGCCCAGGTCCTTGGCTGCGTCCGCTTGCTTGATGTTCCGGGCAAGGCGCAGTCCTCGAAGCTTCAGGCCCACGTTGGCGTTCAGTGCGTTGTCGTTCATGGCCAGATGCAGAGGCACCTTTTGCGATCGCGAATGGCCGCGCGCGCCACGGGTGCCTCACCCACTTTGCAAATCGATTTACCGATTTGCAATGACGGATTTCGGGCCGGGGGACCCCTGTCGGCCCGGCGACGGGCCGGGTGCCCTGGAGGCGGAGAGGGCGCCTCCGGCCGCGCCAACTCCATGGAATCATTGTCCTTGCGGGCAGCCCATCGGACAGGCGGCCTCGGCGTCGCCGGGTCCTGTCAAGCATTTACTGATGCGATGCGGCATCCCCGGGTGACACTTCGGTAAACGCGGAAACGGCGGTTTACAGACCCGTCACGGGGGCGGGGCGCGATCGGCGGAATATCAGGGACACGTTCGTTCCGCCAAAGCCGAACGAGTTGTTCATGACGGCGTCCACGTGGGCGGTGCGGGCCACCTGGGGCACGCAATCCAGGTGGATGCGCGGGTCCTTCCGCTCCAGGTTGATGGTGGGGGGAAGCACGCCCCGGGTCAGGGCCAGCACGCTGATGACGGCCTCCGCGGCGCCGGCCGCGCCGTTCATGT
This genomic window from Myxococcus hansupus contains:
- a CDS encoding DUF1634 domain-containing protein, with product MSEPEEARAARTSVSVVVAAEHAGAVSNVAVSGGAASLRSQEGQAPPDAGPAEQVQHHHRERAVAGDRWIARVLRIGGVVSGGMFVLSLGLESLPQSERVHVAIDLLRKGAASLLLVTPVARLAVSGTLLGLRGEWRYTMMAAGVLGLLALAVGAGIQA
- a CDS encoding tetratricopeptide repeat protein, whose product is MHHPPEDSQRTHILDAIQKQKNALAPLRITGSPTDVGHGLVNLAELHGLLEDHAASRQFYEEALEKFQEAKYKPGQAQALMGLGVVKANFEDHRGAIELIARSAMLFNESKDREGEALARACIGESLRSLGQPEGAEEKYQEALILLRQTRNPDRVARLLLDIGDIRMEKGEYEPARKRFLEAVPLLEQGDDAETLALGHLLLGESEGLLGNHEGARPHLLRAVELYQELHDHAYEARARWDLGLSCYYQQDYAAARKQFETLLPLYEDLGQTGEVAKVQNVLAHFTARGV
- a CDS encoding leucyl aminopeptidase, with product MNFSFVSGDATRTSGDLLVIPLFEGELGDSAPSSLTAADGALEGRLRGAATQEGFKARADQSLVMHTLGHTSAERVLLLGLGNRARFHPEVLRLAAGRAAKTAQRLKVTSLVFTLPATNAAHDAVRAAVEGLGLGAYRFDKYKSSAREEKKGAPKLGKVSLLLPEGTERTRELDDALTLAQRVAEATNWARDLVNEPPNAVTPTVLADAARQAAKEGGMKVTIGGRREIEKLDMGMFLGVTAGSTEEPRLIHLAYTPKNARDAKRAPLALVGKAVTFDSGGLSLKPTDGMVDMKTDMAGSAAVLGAMKVIAALKPPFPVHAFIGACENMPAGNAYKPGDILTSRLGKTVEITNTDAEGRLVLGDILTWANEHQPSAIIDLATLTGACVVALGNYIVGAFGEHEDTMAQVLQSARTAGEEMWRMPISDLQKDALRSEVADMKNSGERWGGSINAALFLREFVGETPWVHLDIAGPSNSPKERGYLSKGGTGVGVRTLVEWVRLRSQTQDTAPAAEEAPAPKAKAKPARKRAK
- a CDS encoding helix-turn-helix domain-containing protein, giving the protein MNDNALNANVGLKLRGLRLARNIKQADAAKDLGVSPAYLNLIEKGKRVMPFPLLWKALRYFDQDPEQFMSTLGEGRVDEALAKLLDEPLLKSLDIDPESLQSLSAEPKLAGTVAALFNLYKNTRTQLENVLAQLNVEERTRAQGGTVHGMSPGVRFDYSPFDEVSDFLEKHRNYFPELEEQADALRRDVRLERQLTSGQLIRLLEERFGYRVLFDDPSPSGSSVVRRLDPEERTLTLSPFLTEQPLKFQIAASIGLLVMDREKLLERVLDAGRMRHGETQRLIKVNLANYFAGALMLPYGDFFKEVQRTRYDVELLSSIFGSTYETVAHRLCNLSDPKRPGLPFHFLRADIAGNISKRYSGTGIRFASGGGSCAKWAVHLAFLNPSQLTRQYSIMPDGTSYFCFAKVQLQPIEGSIVKGTAYSIGLGTHAENAKYLAYGLPTTDLRKDAIPSGISCRFCERTDCNQRAAASYRFAFAFDEYTKKDCFFSPILVHEKAEKVEKERAPGVPALAVHGNGNGAEHANGTVGSEKDDSLDKTSRRRKGGDA